Proteins from one Pagrus major chromosome 1, Pma_NU_1.0 genomic window:
- the wdr17 gene encoding WD repeat-containing protein 17: protein MAKVKQVGLLAAGCQPWNKDVCAASGDRFAYCATLAIYIYQLDQQYNEFKLRSIMSEHKKTITAISWCPDNPDLFASASADNLLIVWNVAEQKAVARLDNTKGVPTSVSWCWNSADGVAFVSQRGPLYIWVYGGPDPGVTVHKEAHSFLSDICLFRWHPTKKGKLVFGHTDGSLSIFQPGSKSQKHVLRPESLEGTDEEDPVSALEWDLLSTDYLLVSNLHNGIRLVDSEALVCITSFCFPSAAASVQCLAWVPSAPGMFITGDSQVGVLRVWNVSRSTPLDSFKLKKTGFHALHVLNSPLSKKAQSSCSPSKSQHTSSTSEAVPPPTLSQNRSFSLPPGHAVCCFMDGGVGLYDMGAKKWDFLRDLGHVETIFDCKFKPDDPNLLATASFDGTIKIWDTNTLTAVYTSPGNEGVVYSLSWAPGDLNCIAGATSRNGAFIWDVRKGKIITRFNEHGKNGIFCISWSHKDSKRIATCSGDGFCIIRTIDGKILHKYKHPAAVFGCDWSQNNKDMIATGCEDKNVRVYYLATSSDQPLKVFTGHLAKVFHVRWSPLREGILCSGSDDGTVRIWDYTQDACINVLSGHKAPVRGLMWNTEVPYLLISGSWDYTIRVWDTRDGTCLDTVYDHGADVYGLTCHQSRPFTMASCSRDSTVRLWSLTPLISPLLLNILTEQPWEKIIGNTDTAMVPGSPPLLCGKVSRDVKQELDKLSLDIRAKKLRWFSECFSPPGGSSNVWDLVSVINGQDDSLLPASYSKGVMHMKHLLKFKTSEAQELTIVKMSKFGGGIGAPSKEERLKEAADIHLRLGQIQRYCELMVELGQWEKALSVAPGVSMKYWKKLMQRRADQLMAEDNDDAIPYCVATGDIKKLVTFFTGRGQLLEALIIAQGACEGNIRAPQSSPVNHTTNDVDNRQQYQSLLHKVCKELAEWYFQDGCSVLAACCHLAVDNIKLAMSSLIRGNELELAACVGLVLGEGANQSTAYCLELLARKYMTTPTWELSADLLQMIPDNHILLAKLCAFYPGSAAEINQLHERCGLPSLEECKALAEAAMCEGDLFSAVKFHLLSSEPENALQIGIDHVKEQLTGSDWTVDSVQPILDLMSYIRTDRLIMAKLTESRSELLILCGYIGGLLAIRRQYSSIVPALYEYTSQLLKRREVCVPLKIEQLSVELDAWRACTQSNSNPPSECQREEFSCLERRVQPTDAAALVLCGADYVTGSNLPSHSDVQLSCFTGHRIQGPVLLLEDGKSAISLNDALMWAKVNPFSPLGTGLRINPF from the exons ATGGCCAAGGTGAAGCAGGTGGGCTTGCTGGCAGCAGGCTGTCAGCCCTGGAATAAAGATGTGTGTGCTGCTAGTGGAGACCGCTTCGCCTACTGTGCTACTTTGGCTATATACATCTACCAG TTGGACCAGCAGTATAATGAATTTAAGTTGAGATCCATCATGTCAGAACACAAGAAGACCATTACAGCCATCAGCTGGTGTCCTGACAACCCTGACCTGTTTGCGTCAGCCTCTGCTGATAACCTACTCATCGTATGGAACGTAGCAGAACAAAAGGCTGTAGCAAGACTGGACAATACTAAAG GTGTCCCCACGTCAGTCAGTTGGTGCTGGAACTCAGCTGACGGGGTGGCGTTTGTCTCCCAGCGTGGTCCACTGTATATCTGGGTCTATGGAGGTCCTGACCCCGGGGTCACAGTGCATAAAGAAGCACACTCCTTCCTGTCTGATATCTGTCTCTTCAGATGGCACCCCACCAAAAAAGGCAAACTGGTGTTTGGACACACAGATGGAAGTTTGTCTATTTTCCAGCCAG GGAGCAAAAGCCAAAAGCATGTGCTGCGTCCAGAGTCTTTAGAGGGGACGGATGAAGAGGACCCAGTCAGTGCTCTGGAGTGGGACCTTTTGTCAACTGACTATTTACTAG TGTCCAATCTCCATAATGGTATCAGACTGGTGGACAGCGAGGCCTTGGTTTGTATCACGTCCTTCTGCTTCCCCTCAGCTGCTGCATCAGTTCAGTGTCTGGCCTGGGTCCCCTCTGCACCAGGCATGTTCATCACCGGAG actCCCAGGTTGGCGTGTTGAGGGTGTGGAATGTGTCTCGCTCCACTCCTTTGGACAGCTTTAAACTGAAAAAGACCGGATTTCATGCTTTGCATGTCCTCAACTCCCCTCTTTCCAAGAAAG CACAGAGTTCCTGTTCTCCCAGTAAAAGTCAGCACACCAGTTCCACCAGTGAGGCAGTACCTCCCCCAACCCTGTCACAGAACCGGtccttctctctgcctcctggCCATGCTGTGTGCTGTTTCATGGATGGAGGGGTGGGACTCTATGACATGGGGGCCAAGAAGTGGGACTTTCTACGAGACTTG GGTCATGTAGAGACTATATTCGACTGTAAGTTTAAGCCAGATGATCCCAACCTGCTGGCCACAGCTAGTTTTGATGGAACCATCAAAATctgggacacaaacacactaacagCTGTTTACACCTCCCCTGGCAATGAAGGAGTGGTCTACTCCCTGTCCTGGGCTCCAG gaGACCTGAACTGCATTGCAGGGGCAACGTCTCGTAATGGAGCATTCATCTGGGATGTCAGGAAAGGAAAAATCATCACTCGCTTTAATGAG CATGGTAAGAATGGTATATTCTGTATATCATGGAGCCATAAGGATTCTAAGAGGATTGCTACCTGTAGTGGAGATGGATTCTG TATCATCCGGACCATTGATGGTAAAATTCTCCACAAGTACaaacatcctgctgctgtaTTTGGATGTGACTGGAGCCAGAACAACAA GGATATGATCGCTACAGGCTGTGAGGATAAGAATGTCCGTGTGTACTACCTGGCCACCAGCTCTGATCAGCCTCTGAAGGTCTTCACAGGGCACTTAGCTAAAGTATTCCATGTTCGCTGGTCTCCACTCAGAGAGGGCATACTGTGTTCTGGATCAGATGATGG taCTGTTCGTATATGGGACTACACACAGGATGCATGTATCAATGTGCTGAGTGGTCATAAAGCTCCAGTCAGAGGCTTGATGTGGAACACAGAGGTTCCCTACCTGCTCATATCAG gTTCTTGGGATTATACAATCAGAGTGTGGGACACAAGAGATGGCACATGTCTAGATACAGTCTATGACCATGGAGCTGATGTCTATG GTCTCACATGTCATCAGAGTCGTCCGTTCACCATGGCCAGCTGTAGCAGAGACAGCACAGTGAGGCTGTGGTCTCTCACACCCCTCATCTCTCCACTGCTGCTGAACATCCTCACCGAGCAGCCTTGGGAAAAGATCATAGGAAACACAG ACACAGCGATGGTTCCTGGCTCACCGCCGCTGCTCTGTGGGAAAGTGTCGCGAGACGTCAAGCAGGAGCTGGATAAACTGAGCTTAGACATCAGGGCCAAGAAACTGCGCTGGTTTTCTGAATGCTTTTCG CCTCCAGGAGGCAGCAGTAACGTGTGGGACTTGGTGTCGGTCATCAATGGCCAGGATGACTCGCTGCTACCAGCCAGCTACAGCAAGGGAGTGATGCACATGAAACACCTGCTCAAGTTTAAAACG TCTGAAGCCCAGGAGCTCACTATAGTCAAGATGTCTAAATTTGGAGGAGGTATCGGAGCTCCAAGTAAAGAGGAGAGGCTGAAAGAAGCAGCAGACATCCATCTGAGACTGGGACAGATTCAACGATACTGTGAACTAATGGTGGAGCTGGGACAG TGGGAGAAAGCATTATCTGTAGCACCAGGAGTTTCCATGAAGTACTGGAAGAAACTCATGCAGAG GAGAGCTGACCAGCTAATGGCTGAGGACAATGATGATGCTATCCCATACTGCGTTGCCACAGGAGACATAAAAAAACTTGTAACTTTCTTCACTGGCAGAGGACAACTGCTGGAAGCCTTAATAATAGCACAG gGAGCATGTGAAGGCAACATTCGTGCACCTCAAAGTTCTCCAGTCAACCACACGACAAATGACGTGGATAACAGACAACAATACCAGAG TCTCCTCCATAAGGTGTGTAAGGAACTGGCTGAGTGGTACTTTCAGGACGGATGCTCTGTCCTGGCAGCATGCTGCCACCTAGCTGTGGACAACATCAAG TTAGCCATGTCTAGTCTGATCCGAGGTAATGAGCTGGAGTTGGCTGCATGTGTGGGTCTCGTCCTAGGAGAGGGAGCCAATCAGAGCACCGCATACTGCCTTGAACTCTTGGCAAGGAAGTACATGACCACACCAACATG GGAGCTCTCAGCTGACCTACTGCAAATGATTCCTGACAACCACATTTTATTGGCTAAGCTGTGTGCATTTTACCCAGGAAGTGCAGCTGAAATCAACCAGTTACATGAAAGG TGCGGTCTGCCTTCATTAGAGGAGTGTAAGGCGCTGGCAGAGGCAGCCATGTGTGAAGGAGATTTGTTTTCAGCAGTTAAATTCCACCTGCTGAGCTCTGAACCCGAGAACGCCCTACAGATAGGGATAGATCACGTCAAAG AACAGCTGACTGGATCTGATTGGACGGTGGATAGTGTTCAGCCAATCCTGGACCTGATGAGTTACATTAGAACTGACCGCCTTATCATGGCCAAGTTGACTGA aagccGCAGTGAGCTGTTGATCCTGTGTGGTTATATTGGAGgtctgctggccattagaagaCAGTACTCCAGCATTGTACCTGCACTCTACGAATACACCAG TCAGTTGTtgaagaggagggaggtgtgTGTTCCTCTGAAGATTGAGCAGCTGTCTGTGGAGCTGGATGCCTGGAGGGCCTGCACACAAAGTAACAGCAA TCCTCCATCAGAGTGTCAAAGAGAGGAGTTCAGCTGCCTAGAGAGGAGAGTCCAACCAACAGATGCTG ctgcgTTAGTCTTGTGTGGTGCTGATTATGTGACAGGCTCTAATCTGCCGAGCCACTCGGATGTTCAGCTGTCCTGTTTCACTGGACACAGaatacag GGTCCAGTGCTTTTGCTGGAGGACGGTAAATCAGCAATCTCTCTTAATGATGCTCTGATGTGGGCAAAAGTCAACCCCTTCTCCCCTCTGGGAACAGGACTCCGCATCAACCCcttctaa